One genomic region from Streptomyces sp. NBC_01431 encodes:
- a CDS encoding peptidylprolyl isomerase codes for MVSSEQRRRQLAREKFERQQQRREEARRKARRRNTVIAAALAVVVAAGGAAFATGAFSGDSNKKPDASAPSDSPSAQPSGAAEPKMAIDAKGTYDMALKTNVGEIKFAMDAAKTPHTANSFKYLADKGFFNNTKCHRLTTQGIYVLQCGDPQGTGSGGPGYTIPDENLTGLGKAGADGTVTYPAGTVAMANTGQPHTGGSQFFLVYKDSKLPPTYTPFGTIDADGLKAVQDVAKEGVEGGAGDGAPKKAVTIQTASVTKG; via the coding sequence GTGGTCAGCAGCGAACAGCGTCGGCGCCAGCTCGCCCGCGAGAAGTTCGAGCGGCAGCAGCAGCGCCGGGAGGAAGCACGGCGCAAGGCAAGGCGTCGCAACACCGTCATCGCGGCCGCGCTCGCGGTGGTCGTGGCGGCGGGCGGTGCCGCCTTCGCGACGGGCGCCTTCTCCGGCGACAGCAACAAGAAGCCGGATGCCTCGGCCCCTTCGGACAGCCCGTCGGCGCAGCCCAGCGGCGCGGCGGAGCCCAAGATGGCGATCGACGCCAAGGGCACGTACGACATGGCGCTGAAGACGAACGTCGGCGAGATCAAGTTCGCGATGGACGCGGCCAAGACGCCGCACACCGCGAACTCGTTCAAGTACCTCGCCGACAAGGGGTTCTTCAACAACACCAAGTGCCACCGGCTGACCACGCAGGGCATCTACGTGCTCCAGTGCGGCGACCCGCAGGGCACCGGTTCCGGCGGCCCCGGCTACACGATTCCCGACGAGAACCTGACGGGGCTCGGCAAGGCGGGCGCGGACGGCACGGTGACCTACCCGGCGGGCACCGTCGCGATGGCGAATACCGGCCAACCGCACACCGGTGGCAGCCAGTTCTTCCTGGTCTACAAGGACAGCAAACTGCCGCCCACCTACACGCCGTTCGGCACGATCGACGCGGACGGCCTGAAGGCCGTCCAGGACGTCGCCAAGGAGGGTGTCGAGGGCGGCGCGGGTGACGGAGCCCCCAAGAAGGCCGTCACCATCCAGACGGCGTCGGTCACCAAGGGGTGA
- a CDS encoding DUF349 domain-containing protein, whose amino-acid sequence MSSDPWGRVDETGTVYVRTADGEVVVGSWQAGSPEEALAYFERKYEGLVVEIGLLERRVKTTDLSAKDAQTAIDHLRTQVDEHHAVGDLDALRVRLDKLVRTVESRREERKVQKAKQTDEAKHAKEALVAEAEELAQSEQWRSAGERLRALVDTWKGLPRLDRKSDDELWHRFSHARSAFSKRRKAHFASLDAQREDARKVKEKLVAEAESLSGSTDWATTAARYRDLMADWKAAGRAQREAEDELWNRFRGAQDVFFAARSSVFAERDAEQTENLKLKEELAEEAEKILPVTDLKAARAAFRSINERWEAIGHVPRDARPKVEGRMHTVERAIQEAEEAEWRRTNPEARARAAGLTGQLQDAVDKLQRQIDAARASGNDAKADKLGRELEGRQALLDQALKGLEEFGG is encoded by the coding sequence GTGAGCAGCGACCCGTGGGGCCGCGTCGACGAGACGGGCACCGTGTATGTGCGTACAGCCGATGGCGAAGTGGTCGTCGGATCGTGGCAGGCGGGCTCTCCCGAGGAGGCTCTGGCCTACTTCGAGCGCAAGTACGAGGGCCTGGTTGTTGAGATCGGCCTCCTCGAACGGCGGGTGAAGACCACCGACCTGTCGGCGAAGGACGCCCAGACCGCCATCGACCACCTGCGCACGCAGGTCGACGAGCATCACGCGGTCGGCGACCTCGACGCGCTGCGGGTGCGCCTCGACAAGCTGGTGCGGACGGTCGAGTCGCGCCGCGAGGAGCGCAAGGTCCAGAAGGCCAAGCAGACCGACGAGGCGAAGCACGCCAAGGAGGCGCTGGTCGCCGAGGCCGAGGAGCTTGCCCAGAGCGAGCAGTGGCGCTCGGCGGGCGAGCGGCTGCGCGCCCTGGTGGACACCTGGAAGGGCCTGCCGCGGCTCGACCGGAAGTCCGACGACGAGCTGTGGCACCGCTTCTCGCACGCCCGCTCGGCGTTCTCCAAGCGTCGCAAGGCGCACTTCGCGTCGCTCGACGCGCAGCGTGAGGACGCCCGCAAGGTCAAGGAGAAGCTGGTCGCCGAGGCCGAGTCGCTGTCCGGGTCCACGGACTGGGCCACGACGGCGGCGCGCTACCGCGACCTGATGGCGGACTGGAAGGCGGCGGGCCGCGCCCAGCGCGAGGCCGAGGACGAGCTGTGGAACCGCTTCCGCGGCGCCCAGGACGTCTTCTTCGCGGCGCGCAGTTCGGTCTTCGCGGAGCGGGACGCCGAGCAGACCGAGAACCTGAAGCTGAAGGAGGAGCTGGCCGAGGAGGCCGAGAAGATCCTCCCGGTGACCGATCTGAAGGCGGCCCGCGCCGCGTTCCGCTCGATCAACGAGCGCTGGGAGGCCATCGGCCACGTACCGCGGGACGCGCGTCCCAAGGTCGAGGGCCGGATGCACACCGTGGAGCGGGCGATCCAGGAGGCCGAGGAGGCCGAGTGGCGGCGCACCAACCCGGAGGCGCGGGCGCGCGCCGCGGGCCTGACGGGCCAGCTCCAGGACGCGGTCGACAAGTTGCAGCGGCAGATCGACGCGGCCCGCGCGTCCGGTAACGACGCGAAGGCCGACAAGCTGGGCCGCGAGCTGGAAGGCCGCCAGGCGCTGCTCGACCAGGCGCTGAAGGGGCTTGAGGAGTTCGGCGGCTGA
- the hisS gene encoding histidine--tRNA ligase yields the protein MSTFQAPKGTYDLIPPDSARFLAVREAISAPLKRSGYGYIETPGFENVELFARGVGESTDIVTKEMYAFETKGGDRLALRPEGTASVLRAALEANLHKAGNLPVKLWYSGSYYRYERPQKGRYRHFSQVGAEAIGAEDPALDAELIILANDAYRSLGLRDFRILLNSLGDKECRPVYRDALQDFLRGLDLDEDTLRRAEINPLRVLDDKRDAVQKQLVGAPLLRDYLCDACKAYHEEVRDLLIAQGVAFEDDEKLVRGLDYYTRTTFEFVHDGLGSQSAVGGGGRYDGLSEMIGGPALPSVGWALGVDRTVLALEAEGITLELPSTTSVFAVPLGDEARRVLFAKVAELRRAGIAADFSFGGKGLKGAMKNANRSGARFTLVAGERDLAEGVVQLKDMESGEQGPVPLEEILPTLRARLA from the coding sequence ATGAGTACTTTCCAGGCCCCCAAGGGCACGTACGACCTGATCCCGCCGGACTCGGCGCGCTTCCTCGCCGTGCGCGAGGCCATCTCGGCACCCCTGAAGCGGTCGGGCTACGGCTACATCGAGACCCCGGGCTTCGAGAACGTCGAGCTCTTCGCACGCGGTGTTGGCGAATCGACCGACATCGTCACGAAGGAGATGTACGCCTTCGAGACCAAGGGCGGCGACAGGCTCGCGCTGCGCCCCGAGGGCACCGCCTCCGTGCTGCGCGCGGCCCTGGAGGCCAACCTGCACAAGGCGGGCAACCTCCCCGTCAAGCTCTGGTACTCGGGCTCGTACTACCGCTACGAGCGCCCGCAGAAGGGCCGCTACAGGCACTTCTCGCAGGTCGGTGCCGAGGCGATCGGCGCGGAGGACCCGGCGCTCGACGCCGAGCTGATCATCCTGGCGAACGACGCGTACCGCTCGCTGGGGCTGCGCGACTTCCGCATCCTGCTCAACTCGCTCGGCGACAAGGAGTGCCGCCCGGTCTACCGCGACGCGCTCCAGGACTTCCTGCGCGGGCTCGACCTCGACGAGGACACGCTGCGCCGGGCCGAGATCAACCCGCTGCGGGTCCTCGACGACAAGCGGGACGCGGTCCAGAAGCAGCTCGTGGGTGCGCCGCTCCTGCGCGACTACCTGTGCGACGCCTGCAAGGCGTACCACGAGGAGGTCCGTGACCTTCTGATCGCGCAGGGCGTGGCCTTCGAGGACGACGAGAAACTGGTGCGCGGCCTCGACTACTACACCCGCACGACCTTCGAGTTCGTCCACGACGGTCTGGGCTCGCAGTCCGCGGTGGGCGGCGGCGGCCGCTACGACGGCCTCTCCGAGATGATCGGCGGCCCCGCGCTGCCGTCGGTGGGCTGGGCCCTCGGCGTCGACCGCACGGTCCTGGCCCTGGAGGCCGAGGGCATCACCCTCGAACTCCCCTCCACGACCAGCGTGTTCGCGGTTCCGCTCGGCGATGAGGCACGGCGCGTGCTGTTCGCGAAGGTCGCGGAGCTGCGGCGGGCGGGCATCGCGGCGGACTTCAGCTTCGGCGGGAAGGGCCTGAAGGGCGCGATGAAGAACGCCAACCGCTCGGGCGCGCGCTTCACCCTGGTCGCGGGCGAGCGCGACCTCGCGGAGGGCGTGGTCCAGCTCAAGGACATGGAGTCCGGGGAACAGGGACCGGTCCCGCTGGAGGAGATCCTCCCGACCCTGCGGGCTCGCCTGGCCTGA
- a CDS encoding DUF2470 domain-containing protein: protein MPSAAERTRTLVHSTCSAALVIPGLAGARPEPVAADVRGVGPDGDLFMVFPADSPAVRAATHAQDDDVPAVVEITDVAPVSVPHRIRGRAWISGWLTRVPGQAGPGRTMLRLEIGDAYVDDLWGASAVEAEEFALAEPDPFVRHESELLQHLDSAHGQQVRTLCTVVEREGMARVTPLALDRFGLRVRFTGVDGHTFDARFDFPEPVGDLAALRRAMRRLFAAAAR, encoded by the coding sequence ATGCCGTCAGCAGCCGAGCGCACACGAACTCTCGTACATAGTACCTGCTCGGCGGCGCTGGTCATTCCCGGCCTTGCCGGAGCCCGTCCCGAGCCGGTGGCGGCCGATGTCCGCGGCGTCGGCCCGGACGGCGACCTATTCATGGTCTTCCCGGCCGACTCCCCGGCCGTAAGGGCCGCCACACACGCGCAGGACGACGACGTCCCGGCCGTCGTGGAGATCACGGACGTGGCTCCGGTGTCCGTCCCCCACCGTATCCGGGGCCGCGCCTGGATCTCCGGCTGGCTGACCCGGGTGCCCGGCCAGGCGGGGCCCGGCCGCACGATGCTCCGCCTGGAGATCGGCGACGCGTACGTGGACGACCTGTGGGGCGCGAGCGCGGTGGAGGCCGAGGAGTTCGCCCTGGCCGAGCCTGATCCGTTCGTACGCCACGAGAGCGAGCTGCTCCAGCACCTCGACTCGGCCCATGGCCAGCAGGTGCGGACGCTGTGCACGGTGGTCGAGCGGGAGGGTATGGCACGGGTCACACCGCTGGCGCTCGACCGGTTCGGGCTGCGGGTGCGGTTCACCGGGGTCGACGGCCACACCTTCGACGCGCGCTTCGACTTCCCGGAGCCGGTGGGCGACCTCGCCGCCCTGCGGCGCGCGATGCGGCGGCTCTTCGCCGCCGCGGCCCGCTAG
- a CDS encoding MBL fold metallo-hydrolase codes for MLIAGFPAGAWGTNCYLVAPAAGEECVIIDPGHQAAQGVEETLKKHRLKPVAVVLTHGHIDHCASVVPVCGAHDVPAWIHPSDRYMMSDPEKALGRAFGAQLMGELTVGEPSDVKELTDGAALRLAGLELAVSHAPGHTKGSVTFGLPEAEDIPPILFSGDLLFAGSVGRTDLPGGSHAELLESLGRVCLPLDDSTVVLSGHGSQTTIGQERATNPYLRQVAAGQGESTASPRRGM; via the coding sequence GTGCTGATTGCCGGGTTCCCCGCCGGAGCCTGGGGGACCAACTGCTACCTGGTCGCCCCCGCCGCAGGCGAGGAATGCGTGATCATCGACCCCGGCCACCAGGCCGCCCAGGGCGTCGAGGAAACGCTGAAGAAGCATCGGCTCAAGCCCGTCGCCGTCGTCCTCACCCACGGCCACATCGACCACTGCGCCTCGGTCGTCCCGGTCTGCGGAGCCCATGACGTACCCGCCTGGATCCACCCCTCGGACCGCTACATGATGAGCGACCCGGAGAAGGCTCTCGGCCGGGCCTTCGGCGCGCAGCTCATGGGCGAGCTGACGGTGGGGGAGCCCTCGGACGTCAAGGAGCTGACCGACGGCGCCGCCCTGAGGCTCGCGGGCCTGGAGCTCGCCGTGTCGCATGCGCCCGGCCATACCAAGGGGTCGGTGACGTTCGGGCTGCCCGAGGCGGAGGACATTCCTCCGATCCTGTTCTCGGGCGACCTGCTCTTCGCCGGCTCCGTCGGACGCACCGACCTGCCCGGCGGCAGCCACGCCGAGCTCCTCGAGTCGCTGGGCCGCGTGTGCCTGCCGCTCGACGACTCGACCGTGGTGCTGTCCGGCCACGGCTCCCAGACGACCATCGGCCAGGAGCGCGCCACCAACCCGTATCTGCGGCAGGTGGCGGCCGGCCAGGGAGAGAGCACCGCCTCTCCCCGACGAGGAATGTGA
- a CDS encoding adenine phosphoribosyltransferase: MTSVSTETAGLLLSRIRDVPDYPLPGVMFKDITPLLADPEAFTALTDALAALCMEHGATKIVGLEARGFILAAPVAVRAGIGFIPVRKAGKLPGATLKQAYELEYGTAEIEVHAEDLSAGDRVMVIDDVLATGGTAEASLELIRRAGAEVAGVAVLMELGFLSGRERLEPALRGAPLHALITV, from the coding sequence ATGACCAGCGTCTCCACCGAGACCGCCGGGCTGCTGCTCAGCCGCATCCGTGACGTGCCCGACTATCCGCTGCCGGGCGTGATGTTCAAGGACATCACCCCGCTGCTCGCGGACCCGGAGGCGTTCACGGCCCTCACCGACGCGCTCGCGGCGCTGTGCATGGAGCACGGCGCGACGAAGATCGTCGGCCTGGAGGCGCGCGGCTTCATCCTTGCGGCCCCGGTCGCGGTCCGCGCGGGGATCGGCTTCATCCCCGTACGCAAGGCGGGCAAGCTCCCCGGAGCGACGCTCAAGCAGGCGTACGAGCTGGAGTACGGCACCGCTGAGATCGAGGTGCACGCCGAGGACCTCAGCGCGGGCGACCGCGTCATGGTCATCGACGACGTGCTGGCCACCGGCGGCACCGCCGAGGCCTCGCTGGAGCTGATCCGGCGGGCCGGTGCCGAGGTGGCCGGGGTCGCGGTCCTGATGGAGCTCGGCTTCCTCAGCGGCCGCGAGCGGCTGGAGCCCGCCCTGCGCGGCGCCCCGCTGCACGCGCTGATCACGGTCTGA
- a CDS encoding replication-associated recombination protein A, with protein sequence MEPDLFTAAAEDRQEKDPAGSPLAVRMRPRVLDEVVGQQHLLKQGSPLRRLVGEGAGGPAGPSSVILWGPPGTGKTTLAYVVSKATNKRFVELSAITAGVKEVRAVIDGARRAIGGFGKETVLFLDEIHRFSKAQQDSLLPAVENRWVTLIAATTENPYFSVISPLLSRSLLLTLEPLTDDDLRALVRRALTEERGLGGAVTLPSDAEAHLLRIAGGDARRALTALEAAAGSAIAKSEQEITLQTVEETVDRAAVKYDKGGDQHYDVASALIKSIRGSDVDAALHYLARMIEAGEDPRFIARRLIISASEDIGLADPTALPTAVAAAQAVALIGFPEAALTLSHATIALALAPKSNSATTAIAAAMEDVRKGLAGPVPPHLRDGHYKGAAKLGHAQGYVYPHDVPGAIAAQQYAPDAVADRRYYEPTRYGAEARYADVVEKVRERLGRDPE encoded by the coding sequence GTGGAACCCGACTTGTTCACCGCAGCCGCAGAGGACCGCCAGGAGAAAGACCCGGCGGGCAGCCCCCTCGCCGTCAGGATGCGCCCGCGCGTCCTGGACGAGGTGGTCGGCCAGCAGCACCTCCTGAAACAGGGCTCGCCGCTGCGGCGCCTGGTGGGGGAGGGTGCGGGTGGACCCGCCGGGCCGTCGTCGGTCATCCTGTGGGGCCCGCCGGGCACCGGGAAGACGACGCTCGCCTACGTGGTGTCGAAGGCCACGAACAAGCGGTTCGTGGAGCTATCCGCCATCACCGCCGGGGTGAAGGAGGTGCGCGCGGTCATCGACGGCGCGCGCCGGGCGATCGGCGGCTTCGGCAAGGAGACGGTCCTCTTCCTGGACGAGATCCACCGCTTCTCCAAGGCCCAGCAGGACTCGCTGCTCCCGGCGGTCGAGAACCGCTGGGTCACGCTGATCGCGGCGACCACGGAGAACCCGTACTTCTCGGTGATCTCCCCCCTCCTGTCCCGCTCCCTCCTGCTCACCCTCGAACCGCTCACGGACGACGATCTGCGGGCCCTGGTGCGGCGGGCGCTCACCGAGGAGCGGGGTCTTGGCGGAGCGGTCACTCTGCCCTCCGACGCGGAAGCGCACCTGCTGCGCATCGCGGGCGGCGACGCGCGCCGGGCGCTGACCGCGCTGGAAGCCGCGGCCGGATCGGCCATCGCCAAGTCCGAGCAGGAGATCACCCTCCAGACCGTCGAGGAGACCGTCGACCGCGCGGCGGTCAAGTACGACAAGGGCGGCGACCAGCACTACGACGTCGCCAGCGCCCTGATCAAGTCCATCCGCGGCTCCGACGTCGACGCGGCGCTGCACTACCTGGCCCGGATGATCGAAGCGGGCGAGGACCCCCGCTTCATCGCACGGCGACTGATCATCTCCGCGAGCGAGGACATCGGTCTGGCCGATCCGACCGCGCTGCCGACGGCGGTGGCCGCGGCCCAGGCGGTCGCCCTGATCGGCTTCCCCGAGGCCGCCCTGACGCTGAGCCACGCCACGATCGCGCTGGCGCTCGCCCCGAAGTCCAACTCCGCGACGACTGCGATCGCCGCCGCGATGGAGGACGTACGCAAAGGGCTGGCGGGCCCCGTCCCGCCGCACCTGCGCGACGGCCACTACAAGGGCGCGGCCAAACTGGGGCACGCGCAGGGGTACGTCTATCCGCACGACGTGCCCGGCGCGATCGCCGCCCAGCAGTACGCCCCGGACGCCGTGGCGGACCGGCGCTACTACGAACCCACGCGCTACGGAGCGGAGGCGCGCTACGCGGACGTGGTGGAAAAGGTCCGCGAGCGCCTGGGCCGAGACCCGGAGTAG
- a CDS encoding RelA/SpoT family protein, protein MPDEAQPLSAAQPDQQAKEAAAAPATPPEPAAEPKPTTPEPAAAPVAKPVVPAGSVSRSAGSSNRVRARLARLGVQRSSAYNPVLEPLLRIVRSNDPKIETATLRQVEQAYQVAERWHRGQKRKSGDPYITHPLAVTTILAELGMDPATLMAGLLHDTVEDTEYGLDTLRRDFGDQVALLVDGVTKLDRVQFGDAAQAETVRKMVVAMAKDPRVLVIKLADRLHNMRTMRYLKREKQEKKARETLEIYAPLAHRLGMNTIKWELEDLAFAILYPKMYDEIVRLVAERAPKRDEYLAIVTDEVQSDLRAARIKATVTGRPKHYYSVYQKMIVRGRDFAEIYDLVGIRVLVDTVRDCYAALGTVHARWNPVPGRFKDYIAMPKFNMYQSLHTTVIGPNGKPVELQIRTFDMHRRAEYGIAAHWKYKQDPSAGASKVRTDVPKKTGKDDHLNDMAWLRQLLDWQKETEDPSEFLESLRFDLSRNEVFVFTPKGDVIALPAGSTPVDFSYAVHTEVGHRTIGARVNGRLVPLESTLDNGDLVEVFTSKAAGAGPSRDWLGFVKSPRARNKIRAWFSKERREEAIEHGKDAIARAMRKQNLPIQRILTGDSLVTLAHEMRYPDISSLYAAIGEGHVAAQGVVQKLVQALGGEEAANEDIAESAPPSRGRSKRRKNADPGVVVKGVDDVWVKLARCCTPVPGDPIIGFVTRGSGVSVHRADCVNVDSLSQQPERILEVEWAPTQSSVFLVAIQVEALDRSRLLSDVTRVLSDQHVNILSAAVQTSRDRVATSRFTFEMGDPKHLGHVLKAVRGVEGVYDVYRVTSARRP, encoded by the coding sequence TTGCCAGACGAGGCCCAGCCACTCTCCGCCGCGCAGCCCGACCAGCAGGCCAAGGAGGCCGCGGCGGCCCCGGCCACGCCCCCCGAGCCCGCGGCGGAGCCGAAGCCCACGACGCCCGAACCGGCCGCGGCCCCGGTCGCCAAGCCGGTGGTGCCGGCCGGTTCCGTCTCGCGGTCCGCCGGCTCCTCCAACCGGGTACGCGCCCGCCTCGCCCGGCTCGGCGTGCAGCGCTCCTCCGCGTACAACCCGGTGCTCGAACCGCTGCTGCGGATAGTGCGCAGCAACGACCCCAAGATCGAGACGGCCACGCTCCGCCAGGTCGAGCAGGCCTACCAGGTCGCCGAGCGCTGGCACCGCGGCCAGAAGCGCAAGAGCGGCGACCCGTACATCACGCACCCGCTCGCCGTCACGACCATCCTCGCCGAGCTCGGCATGGACCCGGCCACCTTGATGGCGGGTCTGCTGCACGACACCGTCGAGGACACCGAGTACGGCCTCGACACCCTGCGCCGCGACTTCGGCGACCAGGTGGCGCTGCTCGTCGACGGCGTCACCAAGCTCGACCGGGTGCAGTTCGGCGACGCCGCGCAGGCCGAGACCGTACGCAAGATGGTCGTGGCCATGGCGAAGGACCCGCGCGTCCTGGTCATCAAGCTCGCCGACCGCCTGCACAACATGCGCACCATGCGGTACCTCAAGCGCGAGAAGCAGGAGAAGAAGGCGCGCGAGACCCTGGAGATCTACGCGCCGCTCGCCCACCGCCTGGGCATGAACACGATCAAGTGGGAGCTGGAGGACCTCGCCTTCGCGATCCTCTACCCCAAGATGTACGACGAGATCGTGCGGCTGGTCGCCGAGCGCGCGCCCAAGCGCGACGAATACCTCGCCATAGTGACCGACGAGGTCCAGTCCGACCTGCGCGCGGCCCGCATCAAGGCGACCGTCACCGGCCGCCCGAAGCACTACTACAGCGTCTACCAGAAGATGATCGTCCGCGGCCGTGACTTCGCGGAGATCTACGACCTGGTGGGCATCCGCGTCCTGGTCGACACGGTGCGGGACTGCTACGCGGCGCTCGGCACGGTGCACGCGCGATGGAATCCGGTCCCCGGCCGGTTCAAGGACTACATCGCGATGCCCAAGTTCAACATGTACCAGTCACTGCACACCACGGTGATCGGCCCCAACGGCAAGCCCGTCGAGCTCCAGATCCGTACCTTCGACATGCACCGCCGCGCCGAGTACGGCATCGCCGCGCACTGGAAGTACAAGCAGGATCCGTCCGCCGGAGCCTCCAAGGTGCGCACCGACGTGCCGAAGAAGACCGGCAAGGACGACCACCTCAACGACATGGCGTGGCTGCGCCAGCTGCTCGACTGGCAGAAGGAGACCGAGGACCCCAGCGAGTTCCTGGAGTCGCTGCGCTTCGACCTCTCGCGCAACGAAGTCTTCGTCTTCACGCCCAAGGGCGACGTCATCGCGCTCCCGGCGGGCTCGACACCCGTCGACTTCTCGTACGCCGTCCACACCGAGGTCGGTCACCGGACCATAGGCGCACGGGTCAACGGGCGCCTCGTACCGCTCGAATCGACCCTGGACAACGGCGACTTGGTGGAGGTCTTCACCTCCAAGGCGGCCGGCGCCGGACCCTCCCGCGACTGGCTCGGCTTCGTCAAGTCGCCGCGCGCTCGCAACAAGATCCGCGCCTGGTTCTCCAAGGAGCGCCGCGAGGAAGCGATCGAGCACGGCAAGGACGCCATCGCGCGCGCCATGCGCAAGCAGAACCTGCCGATCCAGCGGATCCTGACCGGCGACTCGCTCGTCACCCTCGCGCACGAGATGCGCTACCCCGACATCTCCTCGCTGTACGCGGCGATCGGCGAGGGCCATGTGGCGGCCCAGGGCGTCGTCCAGAAGCTGGTGCAGGCGCTCGGCGGCGAGGAAGCCGCCAACGAGGACATCGCCGAGTCGGCGCCGCCCTCGCGGGGCCGCAGCAAGCGCCGCAAGAACGCCGACCCGGGTGTGGTCGTCAAGGGCGTCGACGACGTGTGGGTGAAGCTGGCCCGCTGTTGTACGCCCGTACCCGGCGACCCCATCATCGGCTTCGTAACCCGCGGCAGCGGCGTCTCGGTGCACCGCGCGGACTGCGTCAACGTGGACTCGCTGTCCCAGCAGCCCGAGCGGATCCTCGAAGTGGAATGGGCGCCCACCCAGTCCTCGGTCTTCCTGGTCGCCATCCAGGTCGAGGCCCTGGACCGCTCGCGCCTCCTGTCGGACGTCACCCGCGTGCTGTCCGACCAGCACGTCAACATCCTGTCGGCGGCCGTGCAGACCTCCCGCGACCGGGTGGCCACCTCGCGCTTCACCTTCGAGATGGGCGACCCCAAGCACCTCGGCCATGTGCTCAAGGCCGTCAGGGGAGTCGAGGGCGTGTACGACGTGTACCGGGTGACCTCCGCCCGCCGGCCGTAA
- a CDS encoding vitamin K epoxide reductase family protein — MTTTVDDVSSGSDHQEVSTKGTIGGSRAFAWLLVITGAAGVLAAWVITLDKFKLLEDPNFVPGCSLNPVVSCGNIMKSSQAAAFGFPNPMLGLVAYGIVICVGMSLLAGGRFRRWYWLTFNAGTLFGVCFVSWLQFESLYRINSLCLWCCLAWVATIFMFWYVTSFNLRKGLLPAPRWAKNFLSEFTWVLPVLHIGVIGMLILTRWWDFWTS; from the coding sequence ATGACAACAACAGTTGACGACGTCTCCTCCGGCTCCGACCACCAGGAGGTGAGCACCAAGGGGACGATCGGCGGCAGCCGCGCCTTCGCCTGGCTGCTCGTGATCACCGGCGCGGCCGGTGTGCTGGCGGCCTGGGTCATCACGCTCGACAAGTTCAAACTGCTCGAAGACCCGAACTTCGTGCCGGGATGCAGCCTCAACCCCGTCGTGTCCTGCGGCAACATCATGAAGAGCAGCCAGGCGGCGGCCTTCGGGTTCCCCAACCCGATGCTGGGTCTGGTCGCGTACGGCATCGTCATCTGCGTCGGCATGAGCCTGCTCGCGGGCGGCCGCTTCCGCCGCTGGTACTGGCTCACCTTCAACGCGGGCACGCTCTTCGGCGTCTGCTTCGTCAGCTGGCTCCAGTTCGAGTCGCTGTACCGGATCAACTCGCTGTGCCTGTGGTGCTGCCTGGCCTGGGTCGCCACCATCTTCATGTTCTGGTACGTGACGTCCTTCAACCTCCGCAAGGGCCTGCTCCCCGCGCCGCGCTGGGCGAAGAACTTCCTGTCCGAGTTCACGTGGGTGCTGCCGGTGCTGCACATCGGGGTCATCGGGATGCTGATCCTGACCCGCTGGTGGGACTTCTGGACCAGCTGA
- the secF gene encoding protein translocase subunit SecF produces MSKLGTLGARLYRGEVGYDFVGKRKIWYGVSILITITAIVGLAVRGLTMGIEFEGGAVFTTPKTAVSASQAETAAQAASGHDAIAQKLGNGGLRITIGGVDTAKSDQIKTELAKDLKVQANDINADLVGPSWGETIANKAWTGLVVFMILVVIYLAIAFEWRMALAALVALIHDLTITVGVYALVGFEVTPGTVIGLLTILGYSLYDTVVVFDGLKEGQKGITKQTRVTYSEMANKSLNGTLVRSINTTVVALLPVAGLLFIGGGVLGAGMLNDISLSLFVGLAAGAYSSIFIATPLVADLKETMPEMKALKKRVLAKRAAAAAKGETEQDPQDEAPYDDEADDDAAPAGAVVGQRRQPNRNNRGKRR; encoded by the coding sequence ATGTCGAAGCTCGGCACTCTCGGCGCCAGGCTGTACCGCGGTGAGGTCGGTTACGACTTCGTCGGCAAGCGGAAGATCTGGTACGGCGTCTCGATCCTGATCACCATCACGGCCATCGTGGGCCTGGCGGTGCGGGGTCTGACGATGGGCATCGAGTTCGAGGGCGGTGCGGTCTTCACCACCCCGAAGACCGCGGTATCGGCCTCGCAGGCGGAGACGGCCGCGCAGGCCGCCTCCGGCCACGACGCGATCGCCCAGAAGCTCGGCAACGGCGGGCTCCGCATCACCATCGGCGGGGTCGACACCGCCAAGTCCGACCAGATCAAGACGGAGCTCGCCAAGGACCTCAAGGTCCAGGCGAACGACATCAACGCCGATCTGGTGGGCCCCAGCTGGGGTGAGACGATCGCCAACAAGGCCTGGACCGGCCTGGTCGTCTTCATGATCCTGGTGGTGATCTATCTGGCCATCGCCTTCGAGTGGCGCATGGCACTCGCGGCCCTGGTCGCCCTGATCCACGACCTCACGATCACGGTCGGCGTCTACGCGCTGGTCGGCTTCGAGGTCACCCCGGGTACCGTGATCGGTCTGCTAACCATCCTCGGTTACTCCCTCTACGACACCGTCGTCGTCTTCGACGGACTCAAGGAGGGCCAGAAGGGGATCACCAAGCAGACCCGGGTCACCTACAGCGAGATGGCGAACAAGAGCCTCAACGGCACCCTGGTCCGCTCCATCAACACCACGGTCGTGGCGCTGCTTCCGGTGGCGGGCCTGCTGTTCATCGGTGGCGGCGTGCTCGGCGCCGGCATGCTGAACGACATCTCGCTGTCGCTCTTCGTCGGCCTCGCGGCCGGTGCGTACTCCTCGATCTTCATCGCCACTCCGCTGGTCGCCGACCTGAAGGAGACCATGCCGGAGATGAAGGCCCTCAAGAAGCGGGTGCTCGCCAAGCGCGCGGCGGCCGCCGCCAAGGGCGAGACCGAGCAGGACCCGCAGGACGAGGCGCCGTACGACGACGAGGCCGACGACGACGCGGCGCCCGCCGGCGCGGTCGTCGGCCAGCGCCGCCAGCCCAACCGCAACAACCGGGGGAAGCGTCGATGA